ATGATTAAGCATGGTATTGCTGGTGCTGCGCTTCTTCGAAAATCTGGCTTTGGGCGCTATGCGCGGGTTGCGGAATGTCATATTGGTGCAGGTATAACCAAAGAGGATATTCATGAGCAAAACCTTCCCCTTCCTTTGCAGGATTATGTTCCCATAACCATTGAAGAAAAGATCATTGCGCATGCCGATAACTTGGTTGCAGGTGATCAAGAACAGGACATTACTCAAGTTGTTGCTCTATTCACCAAGAAACTTGGAAAAAAATATGCTGACCGTCTTTATGCCTTGTACGAGGAGATAGAAACATTAAAAAAGAGGTAAATGTTCTGCTCCATGATCATGCGGGCAGAAGCCATCAATTATCAACGATTGCGTGACATTCAAAAGCGCATGGCGAGAGAAATTTCGCTCAAAGATCAGTTGAGAGCAAACCAAATTCATCTTATCGCTGGTTTTGATTTATCCTTTACTCCAGGAAGTAACATTATCTGCTCGGCTATTCTTCTTGATTATAAAACCTTAACCGTCCTTGAGCAACAGTTTACTGTAAGCGAAGAGGTAATGCCGTATGTCCCTACCTTCTTAGCCTTTCGTGAGGGCCCCCCTATTATCGAGACCTATCGTAAATTGGGCATGGAGCCTGATGTGCTGATGATTGATGGTAATGGAATTCTGCATCCATACAAAGTAGGCATAGCAACCCATGTAGGGATTAGCCTTGGTAAACCAACCATTGGCGTTGCAAAACAACTGCTCTGTGGTACGGTCAAACAAGGAAAGGTATTTGTGAATGATGAGCTTCGGGGTCTAGAAGTAACCACTAAGGAGCATGCGAAGCCCATCTATGTGAGTCCAGGACACCTCATTTCCTTAACGAGGAGTGTGGAGATTACAAGGCATTGCTTGAAAGGTCATAAATTACCAGAACCACTTCAATTAGCTCATAAATTTGCCAATGATATCAGAAAAGAACAGACAAAGGTAGATGTTGCAAAGCAAGTTTAAGTTTCACGAATAAGAACAATCAAAGATAATGAAATCATACAACGATTCCCGCTGTTCGTCTGTTATCCTCTTTGTCAAACGACATTCTTGGGTAAGAAACTCTTGAAATTGTTTTGAGGTTGCTAATTCTCTTCCTTGCTGGAGGATGACAAGCTTAGTGTTATTTTGCTTGAGCATGGCAATAACTTCAGGTACCTTAAGCATTCCTGTATTGAAGCGCTGGTTGTTC
This sequence is a window from Candidatus Woesearchaeota archaeon. Protein-coding genes within it:
- a CDS encoding HD domain-containing protein; translation: MQQNQTEKGAIALLQSQGKDAVALRHILAHSRKVQEIALRIANDVGKHHPIDKEFIRVASLLHDIGRFQYPPGSKEMIKHGIAGAALLRKSGFGRYARVAECHIGAGITKEDIHEQNLPLPLQDYVPITIEEKIIAHADNLVAGDQEQDITQVVALFTKKLGKKYADRLYALYEEIETLKKR
- a CDS encoding endonuclease V; protein product: MIMRAEAINYQRLRDIQKRMAREISLKDQLRANQIHLIAGFDLSFTPGSNIICSAILLDYKTLTVLEQQFTVSEEVMPYVPTFLAFREGPPIIETYRKLGMEPDVLMIDGNGILHPYKVGIATHVGISLGKPTIGVAKQLLCGTVKQGKVFVNDELRGLEVTTKEHAKPIYVSPGHLISLTRSVEITRHCLKGHKLPEPLQLAHKFANDIRKEQTKVDVAKQV